A segment of the Candidatus Brevundimonas phytovorans genome:
GCCGGACTGGACAGTCTTTCGGACGTGCCCGTGCCGGAACCGGTTTCCCTATGGAAATTTCGGAGCCATCGCCCTCCCTCCTCGGGTCTCGTGATCGACAACCACGAACTAGACCAGATTTAGACCGGAGCCTTTGTCAGCCTCAGATAGGTGGGGTCGAACTCCGCCTGCCTGACCAGGCCGTCCCAATCGCAGATCTCGATGGCGCGTCCTGTCCATTTGACCAGTTCCGCGCTCCGAAGCTGGGCGATGGAACGATTGACGTGGACGTCCGACAGCCCGAGGACGTCTGCGAGGACGGCCTGGCTGAGAGGAAGCTCCATCCTTCCGCTACCCGCGCGATGGACAATCTCCAGGCGACGATAGAGTTCGCACAGGAGATGGGCGAGGCGCGCCACGGCGGTCCGGCGTCCCAGGCCTGCGATCCATTGCCGGTGCACGGCGGCGTCGATCAGGGTGTCCATCCAGAGCAGCCGGGTCAGATGGGGTTCGGTCTCTGTCAGCCGGCGCAGGCCCTCATGGGGGCATCGCGCCACCGTGCAGGTGGTGAGCGCAACCACCCCGTGATCCATCGGGTTCATCATCAGACTGTGCAGATCGACGAAGTCGCCGGGCACGTTCAGTTCCGTGATCTGCCTCGAACCGTTCATCAGCACGACATATCGGGCCCCGAAGCCGTCGAGGATCAGGGTGCTGAAGCCGGGCGATGAATGCTGCCGGACGATGTCGGCTCCCGCCGGAATGACGACCGGCGGCTGAAGAAGCTCACCCAGAACCACCTTCTCCGGCTCGGATAGATCATCACGGCGCGACAGCTTCTGGATCAGGGGACTGATCAGGACGGTCTCCTCGCGTTAAGGGTCGCCGTGTTAATCCTCATGCGCCGCACGCGTTCCGTCGCCGCGCCGTCGGCGTTGGGTCAAGATATCCAACTGGGCCCGCCGGCCGCCGGCGGCACGCCACTGGCGTCCGACGAAACCTTGAACCGCAATTCCCCGTCCTCGAACCCTGGCTTCCTGAACGTCCTGCTCGCGCCCAACCGGCGTTTCACCTGTGCGATAGCCGCCTGCTCGTCGGCCAGGAGGCGCTCGGTTCTCAGCACACCGATCCCGCGTGCGCTTTAGCAAATGGTGAAAAGCATCATATCGCCTCCGGGTCCCGAAGATGAATTCAAAGCCTGGGCGCTCGTTCCCTATGCACTGAGCCGGACTTGGCGAAAAAGACGACATCGGCTGCTCGCGCATTTCAGACTTCCTCGCGCTATTCCTAACCCATGTAAGTGCGGCTTGTGCCCGGGGCGTCACTCTGCGCTCAGGAGTCCGACATGCAAACTATGATCAGCCTCACCAATACAGGTTGCGGTCTTCATCGACCGCACCTGGACCTGGTCGACCATCCTGTCTTCCAGGCGCTCCCGCGCAGCATCCAGTCGATCGCACAGGCTCGCAGCAGGCTGATGACGATCCCTGCCGGCCAACCCCTCGTGGAAACCGGCTTTCTCTCCTTTGTTCTCGCAGGCGTTCTGGGCCTCTTCCCGCACGGCGACCGCATCTGCGTCGCGACCGTCGTCGCCGGGTCGGTTCATGGATGGGACCACGCCCTTGACCCCGACGCCGACCGGCCAACGGCCAGAGCCCTGATCGACACCACCTTTTGCCGCGTGCCCGCCGACTGCGTCGTCGACGGCCTCGGCCGCGACTGGCTCAACCGTCTGGTCGCCCGGCAGTCTTCCAGACGACTGAGCGGGCTGGCCGCCGAAGCGGCCTGCAACGCCTCGCACTTGGTCCAGGAGCGGCTGGCGAAGTGGCTGGTCCGGCTCCATTGCGGGGCCAATGGCGCGCCCCTCCGGCTGACCCAGGCCGATTTCGGCGCCATGCTCGGCGTGCAGAGGACCAGCGTCAACGCCGCCGCTGGACGCCTGCAGTCCCTCGGTCTGGTCCGGTTCGGACGTGGACGGGTCCAGATCCTCGACCTGGCCGGTCTGCGCGCCGTGTCTTGCGGCTGCGGCGACAGCAGGACGCCCTCGGCGACCATGGTCGTCGGCCCGCAACCCCCTGCGGAATCTGCGAGCCTGGTCTCCAATGATGCTCATCAACGGGATACAGCCGCCTGATCAGGGTGGACCCGAGCGACCGATGCTGAGCGGCCTGCCGCCTCGTTCAGGAGGCCGCCCCGTCCTCCTCGAAGAAGATCCTGGCCCGCCAGCACGACGCCTGCCGCGACGAGCAAGCCAGCGCAAAAGCCGACAACCGCTAACCTCGAGGCGCGCCGTCTGCGACCTGGGCGGACCCTGTCTGGAAAAGAAATGACGACGCCCATGTCTTCGACCCTTGCCTAGACCAGGAACGCCGAAATCCCCACCCCAGGCGGGAAATGTCGTCTGGGCGACACTGCCGTCGCCGACAAAAGAGGGGCGTCGCTCCGGTCAGGAGAGACGCCCCGGGTTTTTTGAACCGCGTCAGCGGTAGCGCGCGCGTTCGGCTCTGATCTGTTCCGGACTATAGGGTTCACCCCGCGGATCGAACTCGGTCCAGCCCGCCTGGCGGTAGACGCCGCCTCGGGTGACAGCATCCAGGCCGCGACGATTGTCCAGAATGGTCTCGATCCGCGCGCGATCCGCATCGGACGCCTGGACGCTGACGAGCGTGCCGCCGCGCCGAACGCCCTCGGCATAGACGTGAGCGTCTTCGTCGCTGTGGCCGGCTTCCTTGAGCGCGCCGAGAAGACCGCCGGTCGCACCGCCGGCCGCCGCGCCCACCGCGGCGCCGACAGCCGTCGACGCAAGCCAACCCGCCGCAACGACCGGCCCCAGGCCCGGGATCGCCAGCATGCCCAGGCCGGCCAGAACACCGACGCCGGCGCCGAGGGCGCCACCCGCAGCCGCACCCTTGCCCGCCCCTTCGCCGACGTCGTTGACGCCGTCGCCATTCCTGTCGCCCAGGGCGGAGCCGGCATGGTCCTTGTGTTGATGACCATCATGCCATTCTTCCGCATTGTTGGAGACAATGCTGATGGTCGAATGATCAAAGCCGGCGGCCTCGAGTTCAGAGACGGCGGCCAAGGCCTCGGTGTGGTGGTCGAACAGACGCGTAACAACAGGCATGAGAGCTCCTTTGAATATCAGTTGTCGTTGAAGGGTCAGCGACCCGGAACGGCGGCGCTCACCACGCCCTTGTAGTCGACCGAGACCACGGCCTCGGCGCCGTCCTTGGTGGCGGAAGCGCTCCACAGGCCCTGGGCGTCCTGGCTCAACGGGCCGGCGATGACATAGCCCTGCTTTTCGATCGCCGAACGCGCCTGAGCCTCCGTGAAGGAGTTGGCTCCCGGTGTAAGCGTATCGCCGCCGCCCGTATCGACGGCCGGATTGCGCGGCGTTTCAGACCCCGAAACCACGGGACCTTCAACCTGCCCGCGATCGGAAGCATTGTCTCCACACGCGGTCAGCATCAGCGCCGTCGCGGCGAGAGCGGGAATTAACAGCTTCATTCAAGCGCCTTTCGTTGTGAGCGATTTCAAGCGATGCCCCCCCAAAGAGTTGCCGACTGAAATTTCCACACCTCCAACGGAACCCTCCAAAATTGCTCGGAAACGGGCTGAAATCGTCGATAAAATCCGCATTCTGAAGTTATGTCGGGTTTTGAACATTGCGCCGGACCCGCCGCTACAGCGTGGAAGACGCCGCTCAGCCGAGCGGCTTCTGGTAGATGTGACCGCCAGAAGAGCGGTCGATAATACGCGCTATCTGCTGGAGCACGACGCGCTCCCCGGTTGCAGCGCCAGAGGATCTGACCGCCTGTAGAAGAGCGTCGATCTCACCCAGTTTTCCCGGAAGCGCCGGGAGTTCGACAGTTCTGAAGGCTTGGTCGTGCATGCTCATGTGTCTGCTCCTGATGACTTCCGGAGCAACGCCGGACCGTCCGTCTCGCTCCAGGCCCCAGGGAAAAGCTCGCCTCAAGGGCCGCTTCTCTCCCCAAACGAGGCGATAAGTCCGGAACCCGACGGAGGGAGCGGCGACGGCGCACGCGACGTTGCCCTGGTGCAGATCCTTCTTGGGGAGAAGATCGGCAGACGGCCGGCTCCGTGATTGCCCCCCTTTGGCGTAACCGGCCGTCTTCTTCGCCCCTTAGGCCCAGGCTCTAATGAGCCGAAGCGCCGACCCGGCAGATTTCCCGACCTTCGTTCCGGACAATGATCTGAAGCGAGAAGGCGCCGCCTTCCCGCACAGGCTTCTCGCGCAACATCTCCGAAAGGAAGAGGATGGCCTCCCGCCAGGCCTCGGCGTCCGTGGACGCCGCGCCCTGTAGGGGCATCTCGGAGTCCACGCCGCTCAAGATGAAATCATAGGTCGCCATGAAGACTTCTACGTTCGGGGAAGTCGGGCGGGTCCCAAATGGCCGATACCGGACACAAACGTGCTGGAGAGGCCTCAGGCGCCCCAGGCATCGAACGTCGACATCGTCGTCGCGTTTCCCCGGGTTGACGGGTAGACGCCTGGCGCGACCGAAGCTCCCAAAGCCGTGCTCGCGCATCTCTTGGGTGCGCGCCGCCAACACATCCGCCTTTTCCAGGCGGCGGAGCTAGCGACGGCAGAAGCAGCCCAGGCGTTCAAGACTGATTGATAGAAGAAGGTCTACTCCCGTCCAGCAGCCTTATCTACGCAACCTCACTGCGCGGCTCCTAGCGCAGCTGACTGTCCTTACTTCCGCGCCGGTTGATGCCGACGGTCACAATCCGCGCGTCCCTGCCGGACTGGCAGGAAACACAGGTCGCAGCCCCTGGCATGGCGCGGCGACGGGCTTCGGGAATGGCGTCGCCACATTCGAGACAGGCGTCTCGCCCCGGCCCATTGGGAATACGAGCGCGTGCTGTGAGGACGCCGTCAACGACAGTGTCGTTAATCTGGTCAAGCACCGCGCCGTCCCTGGTCCAGCCTCCAGCCATGGATGATCGCCTCCGTCCTGGTGATGAGGATGGAATATGGGGAGGCGGGCTCTATTCCAAGCTTGGCTGACCCGCTTCCTCGCGCTGTCCGGAGGGTTACAGATTAGAGACATGACTGGCCCAGGGCCGCCGCTTGTCGGCCATGTCGCGAAGCTCGAAGCCTTTGGCGACGGTCGGCCAGACGCGGACAGAAAGACGCGACAGCCACCTCGTATCGGGCTCCGCGCGGCTTGAGGGCGGCGATCTGAGGATCTTCACGCACGAGATCCTCAGGCATGCGCCCTCCCAGATCACTCTGCACGCCAAATCCACATCAGGGCGGGCGCCGGGAGGCAGGCGACTGGACAGGATGCCCAGATGGCCGCAGCCAACCTCCAGGCGTTCGGGATGTCTTCCGCAGGAGGCCGCCCGAGCATGCTGAAGCGCCTCGAGATCGGCAGGACAAGATATAGATGAAGCGTCAGCGGGGCGGCGGCGCCGCCGGGCCGATAACCGACCCGGCCCCAGAGCCTGCCCCAGAGCCGGCCGCCGCCCTTTGCACCCCGTGCATCGAAACGCCCTATCTGCTCGGGCGACCGCTGCGGCGCAGGACCTGCGCACAGGTCGGGCCGACCATCGGGCGAAAGGGGTGACAGACAGCCATACCCTCGGTCGACGCCAAACCCCAGCCGCTCTGCCAGTTCCGTGCGGCCCCGGGCGGGAGGCAGGAAGCGTCATACTCGGCCGCATCAGACAGGACAGAGAGATTGCGATGAATATGGATAGGGGCCAAAAACTCAGTGTCCAGCGTGGCCTATTGTCATAAGTCCAAAGCGGCGTCCGCGGCATACGTTTAAAAAGCCAGCGGCGCTGTCTGCCAGCAGACGCCGATCACGGCGACCAGGAGACTCGTCAGGCCCACCCGCCGCTCCCATGCCTCCGGACCGGACACCTGGCGTCGCCCTCTCCAGAACCATGCCCCCATGGCGACAATGGCGAGCAGACAGCCCATGCTGAACGCCAGCCCTATCCAGCGCGCGCTTCCGGCTTCGCTGGACGACCAGACGTCGGCGGCGCTGGAAATCAGATAGACCCCGACGAAGTGCGCGGCCCAGATCAGCAGCCCGCCGGTCATCCTCAACCAGCGGGTCATGTCGCACCGCCCGGGAAGAGGCGGACCAGCAGGATCACCCCGATCGCCTGGGCTGCGGTGAAGGCCAGGAAGAGGCCGATCAGGTCCACGGTCGAAGGGCGTTCGGCGGCCAGACGACCAAACAACCGCCTCAGCACGACATAGAGCCCCATCAGGCCGCCGACAGCCGCGAAGGTCCCGGCCCATCCGAGCAGGGCGTAGACCGACGCCCCCTGGCTGGAAACCTCCGGCCGCAATCCGGTCGCCCACCACGCCCTCCCCTCCAGGATCGTCGCCGCGATCGCCGCGGCGGAGGCCAGCGCCAGCAAGCCGGCTGCGACCGTAACCGCTCCCTCTCGCGCCGTTCGCACGGCCCGCGGCGCTGCGCCGGCGCAAAGCCCGGCCACGACCAGCAGGCCGACGGACGCCATGAACGAGCTGATGTCCGGGGGGGCCTGCCACAGATCCGGCCTTCGGCTCCACAGGAAGACATAGGAGAACCCTGCCAGCAGGCAGACCATGGCGCCGACGACGAGGACGATCACCATGGCCCACCATCCGTGACTGGAAGGACCTGACACATAGTTGGGCACGCGGATCGACGCCCCGATGTCAGTCGTCTTGCGGGCATGAGGCGCGTCCAGGAACCAGCACCAGCGCATGATGCAGTAGACGGCCAGCACGCCGCTGACGACGGCGGCCGCATAGGCCTGAACGGTCAGGATCAGGAAGAAGCCCGCAGTGTAGACCGCCCCGAACACGTGCCAGGCCGATGGTCTGGGGATCCGCAGCACATACTGCGGCTCGGCGTTCAGCGGACTGGTGACCAGGGTCTGGCGCTCGCCCCGGGCCGCGCCCGGCAGGAGGTAGCGGC
Coding sequences within it:
- a CDS encoding Crp/Fnr family transcriptional regulator; its protein translation is MVLGELLQPPVVIPAGADIVRQHSSPGFSTLILDGFGARYVVLMNGSRQITELNVPGDFVDLHSLMMNPMDHGVVALTTCTVARCPHEGLRRLTETEPHLTRLLWMDTLIDAAVHRQWIAGLGRRTAVARLAHLLCELYRRLEIVHRAGSGRMELPLSQAVLADVLGLSDVHVNRSIAQLRSAELVKWTGRAIEICDWDGLVRQAEFDPTYLRLTKAPV
- a CDS encoding DksA/TraR family C4-type zinc finger protein — translated: MAGGWTRDGAVLDQINDTVVDGVLTARARIPNGPGRDACLECGDAIPEARRRAMPGAATCVSCQSGRDARIVTVGINRRGSKDSQLR
- a CDS encoding Crp/Fnr family transcriptional regulator, coding for MISLTNTGCGLHRPHLDLVDHPVFQALPRSIQSIAQARSRLMTIPAGQPLVETGFLSFVLAGVLGLFPHGDRICVATVVAGSVHGWDHALDPDADRPTARALIDTTFCRVPADCVVDGLGRDWLNRLVARQSSRRLSGLAAEAACNASHLVQERLAKWLVRLHCGANGAPLRLTQADFGAMLGVQRTSVNAAAGRLQSLGLVRFGRGRVQILDLAGLRAVSCGCGDSRTPSATMVVGPQPPAESASLVSNDAHQRDTAA